The following proteins are encoded in a genomic region of Gimesia algae:
- a CDS encoding FmdB family zinc ribbon protein: MITYEYFCESNNETVEVSHRMSESLKTWGEVCEKAGVPLNGTPAAAPVERLISGGLLFKGESSNKKSQLPMADPGCGRSNCCRH; encoded by the coding sequence ATGATCACCTACGAATATTTTTGCGAATCAAACAACGAAACAGTTGAAGTCAGCCATCGTATGAGCGAATCCCTCAAAACCTGGGGTGAAGTGTGCGAGAAAGCAGGAGTCCCTCTCAACGGCACTCCCGCGGCAGCTCCGGTCGAACGTCTGATCTCAGGCGGATTGCTTTTCAAAGGGGAAAGTTCAAATAAGAAGTCCCAACTCCCCATGGCTGATCCAGGCTGTGGTCGCTCCAACTGCTGCCGCCACTGA
- a CDS encoding ABC transporter permease, giving the protein MKKILGILILLIVVCGVTAISNENFVSAYNIQNVTRLTSLFGIISIGVAFVIISGGIDLSIGSVICLIGTMLPYLLAKGVPVPLAFLLVGVLSICIGLAHGLLITKLKLQPFIVTLCGLLIYRGVARGITEDQTQGFGTAHAGLRYLATGKIDLPFIEGFKLPVPFLIMLGLALLAAFLLNKTIFGRYLKAIGNNEAAARYSGIKTDKVVITAYVICSFLAGIGGILFGLDINSVQPEGIGNFYELYAIAAAVLGGCSIRGGEGTILGVVIGAALMRVLRNSITMLGIPSQLEFAIIGAVILVGVVSDELVKRYAQKRRAIQQARQTSG; this is encoded by the coding sequence ATGAAAAAAATACTGGGAATTTTAATCTTACTGATTGTTGTCTGCGGCGTGACTGCCATCTCGAATGAGAACTTTGTGTCTGCGTATAACATTCAGAACGTGACGCGACTCACTTCCCTGTTTGGAATTATCAGTATTGGCGTCGCCTTTGTCATCATTTCCGGCGGCATTGATCTGTCGATCGGTTCGGTGATCTGCCTGATTGGAACCATGCTGCCATACCTGCTGGCCAAAGGGGTTCCCGTTCCGCTCGCCTTCTTGCTCGTCGGAGTCCTCTCTATCTGTATCGGCCTCGCACATGGTTTACTGATTACCAAACTGAAACTGCAACCCTTTATCGTGACCCTGTGTGGCCTGTTGATCTATCGGGGTGTCGCCCGGGGAATTACCGAGGATCAAACCCAGGGCTTCGGTACGGCTCATGCGGGACTCCGCTATCTGGCAACTGGTAAAATCGATCTCCCCTTCATCGAAGGATTCAAGCTACCTGTGCCGTTCTTAATCATGCTCGGTTTGGCTCTGCTGGCTGCTTTCCTGCTGAATAAAACGATTTTTGGCCGCTATCTGAAAGCCATCGGAAACAATGAAGCAGCCGCTCGGTATTCCGGCATCAAAACCGATAAAGTTGTGATTACGGCGTATGTGATCTGCTCGTTCCTGGCAGGTATCGGGGGCATTCTGTTCGGTCTGGATATCAACTCGGTCCAGCCCGAGGGGATTGGTAATTTCTACGAATTGTACGCGATTGCAGCAGCGGTACTGGGGGGATGCAGTATTCGCGGCGGTGAAGGGACGATTCTAGGAGTGGTCATCGGTGCCGCTCTGATGCGGGTTCTGCGCAATTCAATCACCATGCTGGGGATTCCCTCCCAGCTGGAATTTGCTATCATTGGAGCAGTAATTCTGGTCGGCGTCGTCTCGGACGAACTTGTGAAACGTTATGCACAGAAACGCCGGGCGATTCAGCAGGCCAGACAGACATCGGGATAG